The segment TGACCTGCCCCTTGATGACGTCACCGGCTTCCGGCGCGACCCCATGCTGGAAGGGCCATAGGCCCGCGACGGCACCCACCAACAGGCCGAGCAACAGACCGAGGGTGGCCTTCGGGAAGCGATCTAGCGTCCAACGCAAGAGGTTGCTGATGCCGACGATGCCCACCACGATGCCGATGCCGACAGGAACCGCGACCGTCGCCGCTTCCATGAGGAGCGTCAGGTCGAAGCCGGCTTCGCCAAGCAGTGCTTGCTTGGCTTTGTCGATCGCACCGAGAATCGGAATGTATTGGCCGAGCAGGAGCAACAGGTAGCCACCGGAGATGCCCGGCAGGATCATCGCTCCCGCGCCGGCCATGCCCGAGAGGAGCAGGAGGACGGTCGAGGCTTCATTACTGGTCTGCCCTGTATCGCCGAGGGCCATCGCGACCATGATCGCGAAGCCGGCTGCGGCGCCAGCCCACAAGCCGGGGGTGGCCGGGCGCGCCAGACGCCACACGAGCGGTACGCCGCCGAGGGTCAGGCCGACGAACAGGCTGTACATGATCCAGCGCTGCTCGACGACCAGATCGCGGGTGGGGCCAGCCAGGAGCAGGATTGCGGTGCCCGCTGAACCGGCCACGATGCCGAGCAGGATCAGGGCGCGGCGTTCGAAGCGGAGCGTCGTGACCTCGGCAATCGACGCGATGAAAGCCGGGTACACGCCCGCCGCCAGCAGCATCGTGCCGCCCGAGATTCCGGGAACCAGATTGGCCAGGCCCATCAGGATGCCGCCCAGCGCCGCCCGAAAGACCAGGCTGCGGAGGGGAAGGATGTTCTGGCTTTCGTAGACGGGCGGGTTGGTCATGACAGCGAGCTACTCTAGCGGGGTGTGTGGGCGATTCACGCTCAGCAAATCGGGTTCGGAGATCGCGGCCCATTTCGATCTCCGGGCGGTGCCGGCCCTTGCCCCCAGGTACAACGTGGCTCCCGGCCAGGATGTGGCGGTGGTGCGTCTGGATCCCGACACCGGAGAGGCGGATGGAGAACGCCAGCTCGAGCTGCGCCGCTGGGGGCTCCTCCCGGGTTGGGCCAAGCAGCCGAACGACGGCCCCGGCTGATCAACGCCAGGCTCGAAACCGTCGATACCAAGCCGAGCTTTCGAGCCGCCTTCAAGAGGCGGCGAGCATTGGTGCCGGCCGACGGATTCTACGAGTGGCAGGCGGCCCGGGGCGGCAAGCTCCCCCACCACCTGGCGCTTCCCGGTGGGGCGTTGTTCGCAATGGCGGCCATCTACGAGCATTGGGACGATGGCCAGGGGCAACAGCTGGAAACGGTGGCGTTGTTGACCTGCGAGGCGGTCGGGGCGGTTCGCGAGGTCCACACCCGCATGCCCGTCCTGCTCTCGCCCTCGGCGTACTCGCTGTGGCTTGACCCGGCCACCGATCCAGCGGAGGCCCTCGCTCTCTGCGAGCCCGGGATCGCGCGAGGCCTCGAGGCCCGGCGTGTTGGCAAGCGCGTGAACCGCGTGAGCAACGATGATCCGGCCTGCCTCGAACTCGAGCCGCTTCCTCTCTTCGGCCCCGAGGTCGAGCCTTGAAGCTCGCCGCAAGCGCGTCTCTGTAGCCGCGGACGCCGTGCTATGAATCCCGCCATGGCCTCGCGGGTGCGCAGTGGACTCCTCGTTGCGATCGGAGTTCTCTACGTGCTCTCGATCCCCTGGTACCGCGAGGCTGGCGCCCTTCCCGAAGGTGGCGCCTCCGGTGGCTGGCTGGGGCTACCGGATTGGGTGGGCGTGGCGTTGGCCTGCTATGTCGCGATCGCTGTCCTCAATTCGGTGGCGTGGGCCCTGACCGAGGTGGACGACCCGAGCCTGGACGACGAGGACGAAGGGTCTTGAGCTTCGGCAGCGTTGGCGCGATCGCGCTCTGCATCTATCTCGTGGGCCTGGTGGTCGTCGCCGAATTCGCTCGGCGCGCCCGGGTCGATACCTCTCCGGCCGATCATTTCCTGGCAGGCCGTGGCCTCGGAACGTT is part of the bacterium genome and harbors:
- a CDS encoding SOS response-associated peptidase, whose amino-acid sequence is MGQAAERRPRLINARLETVDTKPSFRAAFKRRRALVPADGFYEWQAARGGKLPHHLALPGGALFAMAAIYEHWDDGQGQQLETVALLTCEAVGAVREVHTRMPVLLSPSAYSLWLDPATDPAEALALCEPGIARGLEARRVGKRVNRVSNDDPACLELEPLPLFGPEVEP
- a CDS encoding SOS response-associated peptidase, with product MCGRFTLSKSGSEIAAHFDLRAVPALAPRYNVAPGQDVAVVRLDPDTGEADGERQLELRRWGLLPGWAKQPNDGPG
- a CDS encoding DUF368 domain-containing protein, which translates into the protein MTNPPVYESQNILPLRSLVFRAALGGILMGLANLVPGISGGTMLLAAGVYPAFIASIAEVTTLRFERRALILLGIVAGSAGTAILLLAGPTRDLVVEQRWIMYSLFVGLTLGGVPLVWRLARPATPGLWAGAAAGFAIMVAMALGDTGQTSNEASTVLLLLSGMAGAGAMILPGISGGYLLLLLGQYIPILGAIDKAKQALLGEAGFDLTLLMEAATVAVPVGIGIVVGIVGISNLLRWTLDRFPKATLGLLLGLLVGAVAGLWPFQHGVAPEAGDVIKGQVISTADIAEIDPEDWRVERFGPSSSQLSGAAGLILAGLAATLLIDRVGRRSKDDGEG